A window of Phacochoerus africanus isolate WHEZ1 chromosome 11, ROS_Pafr_v1, whole genome shotgun sequence genomic DNA:
GGACAAACAGCTGTgatcattttaaatattccacCTCTTTGAGCTCTGTCCTATTAAATGAAAAggatttacttaaaaatatgtcTTTGCATTTGtgcaaaaaaatgataaaaccagATATTAAAAAGGGTAAAAAACTAAAGAGAGgaatggagtaaaaaaaaaaaaacatgcagaagaaagaaaaagaatagagagagaaaagtagAGATTATTGATATTGCTTAAGAAGCACATGTGAGACAGAGACCATTATTTTACATTACTTTTCAACAAGAGGAATTAGGTAAGAGAAACTACCAAAGGataatttcattcttctcaagtgtttCACGGTCTAGGGAGAAATCACAGGATACTGTTCACACTCTGACCAAAAACAGACCAGTTAGCTTGTGAAATTTTAGACCATTTTAGCAAAGTTGAGTAAGGATGATTTGAATGGCAGATTGcttagaaatgtgaaaaaatgttctGAGAGAACAGAGTGATTCTGCTGGCTACTACAATTAACAGCAACCTCAGAGGCCATACCTGTAAGAGCACGCAGCTTGACACAGCAGGCGATGTAATCATCAAAGGTGATCTTGCCATTGGTGCTGTATCGTTTTGCAATTGAATTCACGGCCTGGGGACTTAATCTAAATCctggaaggaagagaaatcatccagcaaaaaaaaaaaaaaagaaaagaaaagaaaaaggttcaaGGATTACAAAAAGACCTTTAAAAATAACCAAGCACATTTTTTTAAGACAGGGCTCCTTTAAATTATGAACACACATGACTTCTGGAAAATAGACACCGCTTTCACGTGGCACTTAagttttatgaattaaaaaaaaaaaaaaaaagggctcctACCAATGAAGAGCGTGGGGGTCCGGCATACCCACCCATTGTGGTCAGGGCTTTCTGCAGTTCTTGAGGATCCACTGTCCCACTCCTGTCGCTGTCAAAACTGATAAAGTGCTGTTTCCAACCATTCAGCACAGCCCAGAGATCTTTGAATTCATTGAAACCCATTGTGCCGGACATATCTCTCTGAACTGTCATCAAGGATTACAGCATCTTGAGCTTGTAACAGTTTCTCATGATTAAATCAAAGATCAAGGATGAGGGGATTCAATGTTCTTTCAGTTGAAAGGGTTCAAAAGTGTTATACATTTTTTGGGGGATGATAGGACAAAGGTGCCccaatatataataaaaaggGCCTGTGGAGAAAAAGCTCTGAGTATATATGTTCCACTATGGAAAAAGGTAATCTTTATGATAGGATTACAAGGAAATAAAGAGGCCACTGTTCACCACCTGTAACAAGCAGTCAGGGGACCAAACTGGGCTGCACTTTCTGGTGGCCCAGGCAATAAGGCTGAGCCGTCTGCCCTGGTCCTCTTTAGCCCTCCCATTCCCCTGGTgaaccctcccaccctcccaaacCCAGTGTTTTCACTTTGGAAAATGAGGTGGGAAGAAGGCACCACCAGGTCAGCACTAGTTCAACCAAGTCTAACAACCCTGATGTGAAAAATCCCATTGCTTGAAGGTCAGGTGTCAATTGAGCAGAGTCATCAATTTCACAAGTgccaaagcccccccccccccactgcttTAGTTTCTGTCCTTGTTTGCCTTTGGTGCTGCCTCaaattctttgggttttttttttttttttgtctttttagggctataccagtggcatatgggagtttccaggctaggggttgaatcagagatgtagccgccagcctacatcacagccacagcaacgtgcaagatgcgagcctcctctgtgacctacatcacagctcatggcaacactggatccttaacttgctgagtgagcagggatcgaacctgtaaactcatggatactagtcaaattcgtttctgctgagccaagacaagaACTCCTGCTTCTTCAAATTCTTAACTAATCAATATGCTCTATTTACTATGCTTCCCTCCTTTTTCACAGCAAATGGCATCTCAGTTAAGAATTCACACCAAGgaatgaattcctttttttttttttttt
This region includes:
- the SRI gene encoding sorcin isoform X1, whose translation is MAYPGHPGAGGYYPGGYGGAPGGPAFPAQTQDPLYGYFAAVAGQDGQIDADELQRCLTQSGIAGGYKPFNLETCRLMVSMLDRDMSGTMGFNEFKDLWAVLNGWKQHFISFDSDRSGTVDPQELQKALTTMGFRLSPQAVNSIAKRYSTNGKITFDDYIACCVKLRALTGMASEVAVNCSSQQNHSVLSEHFFTFLSNLPFKSSLLNFAKMV